Part of the Lentimicrobium sp. L6 genome, AGAGGCATTAAGAAGAGATAGAATGCAGCGTTGGTTGAAACCCTATCCTTTTAAAAAGGATTACGAGCAAAAAAAAGTAGGGGTAGTCATGGCTGGTAATCTCCCTTTAGTTGGGTTCCATGATTATTTAAGTGTTCTCTTGTCAGGACATCAATTGATAGCCAAATTAAGCTCCGATGATGCCCATTTGCTTCCATTATTAAATCAGATACTTGGAGTGGTTGATCCCGAATTGGCTAGTCAAGCCTACTTTACTAAAGGACAACTTGAAAACTTTGATGCTGTTATTGCGACTGGCTCTAATAATACTGCTCGATATTTTGAATACTATTTTAGTAAGTATCCTCATATCATCAGAAAAAACAGGAATGGAATTGCAGTCCTTGATGGTATGGAAACTGAGCAAGAGCTTTTTGCTTTGTCCAAGGATATTATGAGTTATTTTGGTTTGGGTTGTAGAAGTGTTTCCAAGTTATATGTCCCAATAGGATATGAGCTGCGCTCATTATTTGAGGCTATGGAGTCTTATAAACATTTCGAACATCATAATAAATATTATAATAATTACGAATATAATAAAGCCATATATTTGGTAAATAAGGTTATGCATCGTGATAATGGGTTTCTATTAGTAAAGAAAGACCTTTCACTTGCCTCTCCAATTTCTGTTCTTC contains:
- a CDS encoding acyl-CoA reductase; its protein translation is MIALETRIAAFSKVGAFLRLLLDNNMKPLKLEELKKWNDQVGTVIQLQDELLDYFEHAHHYNGWFTQEFVRMALQDWSEALRRDRMQRWLKPYPFKKDYEQKKVGVVMAGNLPLVGFHDYLSVLLSGHQLIAKLSSDDAHLLPLLNQILGVVDPELASQAYFTKGQLENFDAVIATGSNNTARYFEYYFSKYPHIIRKNRNGIAVLDGMETEQELFALSKDIMSYFGLGCRSVSKLYVPIGYELRSLFEAMESYKHFEHHNKYYNNYEYNKAIYLVNKVMHRDNGFLLVKKDLSLASPISVLHYEEYNSLSELKEYLELKKDEIQCIIGHQNEFFDFGQGQHPALNDYADGVDTMAFLVAL